In the Streptomyces formicae genome, one interval contains:
- the paaN gene encoding phenylacetic acid degradation protein PaaN: MAAELTAHQLIAKHRPTLDQALETIRTRAYWSPHPEHPKAYGEGGSLSLPEGKAAFDALLGTRFDLDQPGTDDWVGGEVSPYGPELGITYPHPDIDTLLPAMRAGMRAWRDAGAEVRAMVSLEILARISARTHELAHAVMHTSGQAFMMAFQAGGPHAQDRGLEAIAYAYVEQARTPDAAEWTKPQGKRDPLALNKRFTPVARGISLLIGCNTFPTWNGYPGLFASLATGNPVLVKPHPRAVLPLALTVRIAREVLADAGFDPNLVCLAAERPGEGIAKTLAVRPEIKLIDYTGSTSFGDWLETNARQAQVYTEKAGVNTVVIDSTDNYKGMLANLAFSLSLYSGQMCTTPQNLLIPRDGIATDAGAKSYDDVVADLAASVSGLLGDDARANGILGALVNPDVKTRLEAAAGLGEVALASREIANPEFPDAVVRTPVIVKLDGAKPDSEAAYLSECFGPVSFAVAVDSATDAVELLRRTVRDKGAMTVGAYTTSDEVSAAVEETCLEECAQLSLNLTGGVYVNQTAAFSDFHGSGGNPAANAALCDGAFVANRFRVVEIRKDA; this comes from the coding sequence ATGGCCGCCGAACTCACCGCGCACCAGCTGATCGCCAAGCACCGGCCCACCCTCGACCAGGCGCTGGAGACGATCCGCACGCGCGCGTACTGGTCCCCGCACCCCGAGCACCCCAAGGCGTACGGCGAGGGCGGCAGCCTGAGCCTGCCCGAGGGCAAGGCCGCCTTCGACGCCCTCCTGGGCACCCGCTTCGACCTCGACCAGCCCGGCACGGACGACTGGGTGGGCGGGGAGGTCTCTCCGTACGGACCGGAGTTGGGGATCACGTACCCCCACCCGGACATCGACACCCTGCTGCCCGCCATGCGCGCCGGGATGCGCGCCTGGCGCGACGCGGGCGCGGAAGTGCGCGCGATGGTCAGCCTGGAGATCCTGGCCCGGATCAGCGCCCGCACGCACGAGCTGGCGCACGCGGTCATGCACACCAGCGGCCAGGCCTTCATGATGGCGTTCCAGGCCGGCGGGCCGCACGCCCAGGACCGCGGCCTCGAAGCCATCGCGTACGCGTACGTGGAGCAGGCCCGCACGCCCGACGCCGCCGAGTGGACCAAGCCCCAGGGCAAGCGCGACCCGCTCGCGCTCAACAAGCGCTTCACGCCCGTCGCGCGCGGCATCTCGCTCCTCATCGGCTGCAACACCTTCCCGACGTGGAACGGCTACCCGGGCCTGTTCGCCTCGCTCGCCACCGGCAACCCCGTCCTGGTCAAGCCCCACCCGCGCGCGGTGCTGCCGCTCGCGCTCACGGTGCGGATCGCCCGGGAGGTCCTCGCCGACGCGGGATTCGACCCGAACCTCGTCTGCCTGGCAGCCGAGCGGCCCGGCGAGGGCATCGCCAAGACCCTCGCCGTGCGCCCCGAGATCAAGCTGATCGACTACACGGGTTCGACGTCGTTCGGCGACTGGCTGGAGACCAACGCCCGCCAGGCCCAGGTCTACACGGAAAAGGCCGGGGTCAACACGGTCGTCATCGACTCGACGGACAACTACAAGGGGATGCTGGCGAACCTGGCCTTCTCCCTGTCGCTGTACAGCGGCCAGATGTGCACCACCCCGCAGAACCTGCTGATCCCCCGCGACGGCATCGCCACGGACGCGGGCGCCAAGTCGTACGACGACGTGGTCGCCGACCTCGCGGCCTCCGTCAGCGGCCTGCTCGGCGACGACGCCCGGGCGAACGGCATCCTCGGCGCCCTGGTCAACCCGGACGTGAAGACCCGCCTGGAGGCCGCCGCCGGACTCGGTGAAGTCGCCCTGGCCTCACGGGAAATCGCCAACCCCGAGTTCCCGGACGCGGTCGTCCGCACCCCCGTCATCGTCAAGCTGGACGGCGCCAAGCCGGACTCGGAGGCCGCCTACCTCAGCGAGTGCTTCGGCCCCGTCTCCTTCGCGGTCGCCGTCGACTCCGCGACGGACGCGGTGGAGCTCCTTCGCCGCACCGTGCGGGACAAGGGCGCGATGACCGTAGGGGCGTACACGACGTCGGACGAGGTCTCCGCGGCCGTCGAGGAGACGTGCCTGGAGGAGTGCGCCCAGCTGTCCTTGAACCTCACGGGCGGCGTCTACGTGAACCAGACGGCGGCGTTCTCGGACTTCCACGGCTCGGGCGGCAACCCCGCGGCCAACGCCGCGCTCTGCGACGGCGCGTTCGTGGCCAACCGCTTCCGCGTGGTGGAGATCCGCAAGGACGCGTAG
- a CDS encoding 3-hydroxyacyl-CoA dehydrogenase: MTGLELSSAVAVVGTGTMGQGIAQVALVAGHPVRLYDAAPDRARAAAEAIGARLDRLVEKGRLTAEDRAAAAARITPAESLGELADCGLVVEAVLERLDVKQRLFQDLEDVVADDCLLATNTSSLSVTAIAGALRNPGRFVGLHFFNPAPLLPLVEVVSGFATDEAAATRAYDTAKGWGKTPVRCADTPGFIVNRVARPFYAEALRVYEERVAEPATIDAVLRECGGFRMGPFELTDLIGQDVNEAVTRSVWESFFQDPKFTPSLAQRRLVESRRLGRKSGQGWYAYGEDAARPEPHTAEPAKAPASVAVHGDLFPADVLSGLMTEAGIKVARGKGVPSYPGFIELPSGVRLALVDGSAPDAEADPTIHFDLALDYRAATRVALSPSSRVGEQGLQEAVGLFQALGKKVSVIGHAPGMIVARTVWMLVDFALDAVGRGVADADDIDTAMRLGVNYPLGPGEWGRRLTAYRVAEALDQLHEEYPTGRYAPSQALRRQAVREEHS; the protein is encoded by the coding sequence ATGACAGGACTGGAGCTCAGCAGCGCCGTAGCCGTGGTCGGCACCGGCACCATGGGACAGGGCATCGCCCAGGTCGCCCTGGTCGCGGGGCACCCCGTGCGGCTCTACGACGCGGCGCCCGACCGGGCGAGGGCGGCGGCCGAGGCGATCGGCGCCCGCCTGGACCGGCTGGTCGAGAAGGGCAGGCTCACGGCGGAGGACCGCGCCGCCGCTGCCGCCAGGATCACCCCGGCCGAGAGTCTCGGCGAGCTCGCCGACTGCGGGCTCGTCGTCGAGGCCGTCCTGGAGCGACTGGACGTCAAGCAGCGGCTGTTCCAGGACCTGGAGGACGTGGTCGCCGACGACTGTCTGCTGGCCACCAACACCTCGTCCCTGTCCGTGACCGCCATCGCGGGCGCGCTGAGGAACCCCGGGCGCTTCGTCGGCCTGCACTTCTTCAACCCGGCGCCGCTGCTCCCCCTCGTCGAGGTCGTCAGCGGTTTCGCGACGGACGAGGCGGCCGCCACGCGCGCGTACGACACCGCCAAGGGCTGGGGCAAGACGCCGGTGCGCTGCGCGGACACCCCCGGCTTCATCGTCAACCGCGTGGCCAGGCCCTTCTACGCCGAGGCGCTGCGCGTGTACGAGGAGCGGGTCGCGGAGCCCGCCACGATCGACGCCGTCCTGCGCGAATGCGGCGGCTTCAGGATGGGCCCCTTCGAACTGACCGACCTCATCGGTCAGGACGTCAACGAGGCCGTCACGCGCTCCGTGTGGGAGTCCTTCTTCCAGGACCCCAAGTTCACGCCCTCGCTCGCCCAGCGCAGGCTCGTCGAGTCGCGCCGCCTCGGGCGCAAGTCGGGGCAGGGCTGGTACGCGTACGGCGAGGACGCCGCGCGCCCGGAGCCGCACACGGCGGAGCCCGCGAAGGCGCCCGCATCCGTCGCCGTCCACGGTGACCTCTTCCCCGCGGACGTCCTGAGCGGTCTCATGACGGAGGCGGGCATCAAGGTCGCACGCGGGAAGGGCGTCCCCAGTTACCCCGGATTCATCGAGCTGCCCAGTGGCGTGCGGCTCGCCCTGGTGGACGGCTCCGCGCCCGACGCGGAGGCGGATCCCACGATCCACTTCGACCTCGCCCTCGACTACCGGGCGGCGACCCGCGTCGCCCTCTCACCGTCGAGCCGGGTGGGCGAGCAGGGCCTCCAGGAGGCGGTCGGTCTCTTCCAGGCGCTCGGGAAGAAGGTCAGCGTCATCGGCCACGCCCCGGGAATGATCGTGGCCCGCACGGTGTGGATGCTCGTCGACTTCGCCCTCGACGCCGTGGGGCGCGGGGTCGCGGACGCCGACGACATCGACACGGCCATGCGGCTCGGCGTCAACTACCCGCTCGGGCCCGGCGAATGGGGCCGGAGGCTCACCGCGTACCGGGTGGCCGAGGCGCTCGACCAGCTCCACGAGGAGTACCCCACAGGGCGCTACGCGCCGTCCCAGGCCCTGCGGCGCCAGGCCGTGCGAGAGGAACACTCATGA
- a CDS encoding TetR/AcrR family transcriptional regulator, which produces MTTARRDTYTPETLLSVAVRVFNERGYDGTSMEHLSKAAGISKSSIYHHVAGKEELLRRAVSRALDGLFGILAEEHARVGSAVERLEYVTRRTVEVLVAELPYVTLLLRVRGNTDTERWAMERRREFDQQVAELFKEAVADGDLRSDADLRLATRLLFGMINSIVEWYRPESRGAANGEQVADAVVQLAFAGLRAES; this is translated from the coding sequence ATGACCACCGCCCGGCGGGACACGTACACCCCGGAGACGCTGTTGAGCGTGGCCGTCCGGGTCTTCAACGAGCGCGGCTACGACGGCACGTCCATGGAGCACCTCTCCAAGGCGGCGGGCATCTCCAAGTCCTCGATCTACCACCACGTGGCGGGCAAGGAGGAGCTGCTGCGGCGCGCGGTGAGCCGGGCCCTCGACGGTCTCTTCGGGATCCTCGCCGAGGAGCACGCGCGCGTGGGCAGTGCGGTCGAGCGCCTGGAGTACGTCACGCGCCGCACCGTGGAGGTGCTGGTCGCCGAGCTGCCCTATGTGACGCTGCTGCTGCGGGTGCGCGGCAACACGGACACCGAGCGGTGGGCCATGGAGCGGCGCAGGGAGTTCGACCAGCAGGTCGCCGAGCTGTTCAAGGAGGCCGTCGCGGACGGCGATCTGCGCTCGGACGCGGATCTGCGCCTGGCCACCCGGCTGCTCTTCGGAATGATCAACTCCATCGTGGAGTGGTACCGCCCGGAGAGCCGGGGGGCCGCCAACGGCGAGCAGGTCGCCGACGCCGTCGTGCAGTTGGCCTTCGCCGGGCTGCGCGCGGAGAGCTGA
- a CDS encoding Lrp/AsnC family transcriptional regulator, which translates to MAPERMADWQDDGRPEPRPLDAIDRDILQILHTDGRASIRSVADRVHVSRANAYARINRLIDDGVIRGFGARINHERAGQGASAYITLKIVQNTWRTVREHLRALPGASHIALVSGDFDVLLLVHTPDNRALRELVLTRLQSIPEVLSTRTLLVFEEDDMDPEP; encoded by the coding sequence ATGGCACCTGAACGAATGGCCGACTGGCAGGACGACGGCCGTCCGGAACCCAGGCCCCTGGACGCCATCGACCGCGACATCCTCCAGATCCTGCACACGGACGGTCGCGCCTCGATACGTTCCGTGGCCGACCGCGTCCACGTGTCGCGCGCCAACGCGTACGCACGCATCAACCGGCTCATCGACGACGGCGTCATCCGTGGCTTCGGGGCGCGGATCAACCACGAACGCGCCGGGCAGGGCGCCTCCGCGTACATCACGCTCAAGATCGTCCAGAACACCTGGCGCACGGTGCGCGAGCATCTGCGCGCACTCCCCGGTGCGTCCCACATCGCGCTGGTCAGCGGCGACTTCGACGTACTGCTCCTGGTGCACACACCGGACAACCGCGCCCTGCGCGAACTGGTGCTCACCCGGCTGCAGTCCATCCCCGAGGTACTCAGCACGCGGACGTTGCTGGTCTTCGAGGAGGACGACATGGATCCGGAGCCCTGA
- the pdhA gene encoding pyruvate dehydrogenase (acetyl-transferring) E1 component subunit alpha yields the protein MTVMEQRGAYRPTPPPAWQPRTDPAPLLPDAEPYRVLGTDAVEKVDPGLLRRLYAELVRGRRYNTQATALTKQGRLAVYPSSTGQEACEVAAAFALQERDWLFPSYRDTLAAVARGLDPLSALTLLRGDWHTGYDPREARIAPLSTPLATQLPHAVGLAHAARLKGDDVVALAMVGDGGTSEGDFHEALNFAAVWQAPVVFLVQNNGFAISVPLAKQTAAPSLAHKAVGYGMPGRLVDGNDAAAMHEVLGEAVARARAGGGPTLVEAVTYRMEAHTNADDATRYRHDSEVAAWRDHDPILLLERELTERGLLDEDLKRQAGDDAEAMAADLRERMNQDPQLDPMDLFTHVYAEQTSQLREQAAQLRAELEVASEEAEEEAR from the coding sequence ATGACGGTCATGGAGCAGCGGGGCGCCTACCGGCCGACCCCGCCCCCCGCTTGGCAGCCCAGGACGGACCCCGCGCCGCTGCTGCCGGACGCGGAGCCGTACCGGGTCCTTGGCACCGATGCCGTCGAGAAGGTCGATCCGGGACTGCTGCGCCGCCTGTACGCGGAGCTGGTGCGCGGACGCCGGTACAACACGCAGGCGACCGCCCTGACCAAGCAGGGCAGGCTCGCGGTCTACCCGTCGAGCACGGGCCAGGAGGCGTGCGAGGTCGCCGCCGCGTTCGCCCTTCAGGAGCGGGACTGGCTCTTCCCCAGCTACCGGGACACGCTCGCCGCGGTCGCCCGCGGCCTCGACCCCCTCAGCGCGCTGACGCTCCTGCGCGGCGACTGGCACACCGGGTACGACCCGCGCGAGGCCCGGATAGCGCCGCTGTCCACGCCGCTCGCCACCCAGCTCCCGCACGCCGTGGGGCTCGCGCACGCCGCCCGCCTCAAGGGTGACGACGTGGTCGCGCTCGCCATGGTCGGCGACGGCGGCACCAGCGAGGGCGACTTCCACGAGGCGCTGAACTTCGCGGCCGTGTGGCAGGCGCCCGTCGTCTTCCTCGTGCAGAACAACGGCTTCGCGATCTCCGTGCCGCTCGCCAAGCAGACCGCGGCCCCCTCCCTGGCGCACAAGGCCGTGGGGTACGGCATGCCGGGACGCCTGGTGGACGGCAACGACGCGGCCGCGATGCACGAGGTGCTCGGCGAGGCGGTGGCCCGGGCACGCGCGGGCGGCGGTCCGACGCTCGTCGAGGCGGTCACGTACCGCATGGAGGCGCACACCAACGCCGACGACGCCACGCGCTACCGCCATGACAGCGAGGTCGCGGCCTGGCGCGACCACGACCCGATCCTGCTCCTGGAGCGGGAGCTGACGGAGCGCGGACTCCTGGACGAGGACCTGAAGCGACAGGCGGGCGACGACGCGGAGGCCATGGCGGCCGACCTGCGCGAGCGCATGAACCAGGACCCCCAGCTCGACCCCATGGACCTCTTCACGCACGTGTACGCCGAGCAGACCTCCCAACTGCGGGAGCAGGCGGCGCAGTTGCGGGCCGAGCTCGAAGTGGCCTCGGAAGAGGCGGAGGAGGAAGCGCGATGA
- a CDS encoding alpha-ketoacid dehydrogenase subunit beta, with the protein MTTVAAKPVTPSATKPATMAQALGRALRDSMADDPSVHVLGEDVGALGGVFRVTDGLAEEFGEDRCTDTPLAEAGILGTAVGMAMYGLRPVVEMQFDAFAYPAFEQLLSHVAKMRNRTRGAMPMPITVRVPYGGGIGGVEHHSDSSEAYYMATPGLHVVTPATVADAYGLLRASIASDDPVVFLEPKRLYWSKADWNPAAPTAVEPIGRAVVRRTGRSATLITYGPSVPVCMEAAEAARAEGWDLEVVDLRSLVPFDDETVAASVRRTGRAVVVHESGGFGGPGGEIAARITERCFHHLEAPVLRVAGFDIPYPPPMLEKHHLPGVDRILDAVARLQWEAES; encoded by the coding sequence ATGACCACGGTCGCGGCGAAGCCGGTCACCCCATCGGCCACCAAACCGGCCACCATGGCGCAGGCGCTCGGACGGGCGCTGCGCGACTCGATGGCCGACGACCCCTCCGTCCACGTGCTCGGGGAGGACGTCGGCGCGCTCGGCGGGGTCTTCCGGGTCACCGACGGGCTCGCCGAGGAGTTCGGTGAGGACCGCTGTACGGACACCCCGCTCGCCGAGGCGGGCATCCTCGGGACGGCGGTCGGCATGGCGATGTACGGGCTTCGGCCCGTCGTCGAGATGCAGTTCGACGCCTTCGCCTACCCCGCCTTCGAGCAGCTGCTCTCGCACGTGGCGAAGATGCGCAACCGCACGCGGGGCGCGATGCCGATGCCCATCACCGTGCGCGTGCCCTACGGCGGCGGCATCGGCGGCGTCGAGCACCACAGCGACTCCTCCGAGGCGTACTACATGGCGACCCCGGGCCTGCACGTCGTCACGCCCGCCACGGTCGCCGACGCGTACGGCCTGCTGCGCGCCTCCATCGCCTCCGACGACCCGGTCGTCTTCCTGGAGCCGAAGCGCCTGTACTGGTCCAAGGCCGACTGGAACCCTGCCGCCCCCACGGCCGTCGAACCGATAGGCCGTGCCGTGGTGCGGCGCACCGGACGCAGCGCCACGCTCATCACGTACGGCCCGTCCGTGCCCGTCTGCATGGAGGCCGCGGAGGCCGCGCGCGCCGAGGGCTGGGACCTCGAAGTGGTCGATCTGCGCTCGCTCGTGCCCTTCGACGACGAGACGGTCGCCGCCTCCGTGCGCAGGACCGGGCGCGCCGTCGTCGTGCACGAGTCGGGCGGCTTCGGCGGCCCCGGCGGGGAGATCGCCGCGCGGATCACCGAGCGCTGCTTCCACCACCTGGAGGCGCCGGTGCTGCGGGTCGCGGGCTTCGACATCCCGTATCCGCCGCCGATGCTGGAGAAGCACCATCTGCCGGGCGTGGACCGGATTCTGGACGCGGTCGCGCGGCTGCAGTGGGAGGCGGAGAGCTGA
- a CDS encoding dihydrolipoamide acetyltransferase family protein produces MAPAFDVNSLEFKLPDLGEGLTEAEIVRWLVQVGDVVAVDQPVVEVETAKAMVEVPCPYGGVVTARFGDEGAELPVGAPLLTVAVGAPVRGSGAPEEPAERAMQAAAARSAAQSDTRSAAEESSGNVLVGYGTAAAPARRRRVRPAAPSAPEPVAPEAQDPVRDDGPIPVISPLVRKLARENGVDLRVLVGSGHDGLITRADVEGAIAAGGLARHGAGQSVGGTREEPRRRAVEEPAHAGIASRHPLTGIRGLVADKMSRSRREIPEATCWVDADATELLAARAAMNGAMEPREGQKVSLLALFARITVAALDRYPMLNSTVDMEAREVRRLADIHLGFAAQTDRGLVVPVVRHSQTRTTESINAELIRLTEAAREGTLTPAELTGGTFTLNNYGVFGVDGSTPIINHPEAAMLGVGRIVPKPWVHQGELAVRHVVQLSLTFDHRVCDGGTAGGFLRYVADCVEQPAVLLRSV; encoded by the coding sequence ATGGCCCCTGCTTTTGATGTGAACAGTCTCGAATTCAAACTGCCCGACCTCGGGGAGGGGCTCACCGAGGCCGAGATCGTCCGGTGGCTCGTGCAGGTCGGTGACGTCGTCGCCGTGGACCAGCCGGTCGTCGAGGTGGAGACGGCCAAGGCGATGGTCGAGGTGCCGTGCCCCTACGGAGGCGTGGTCACGGCCCGCTTCGGGGACGAGGGCGCGGAACTGCCCGTCGGCGCGCCGCTGTTGACGGTCGCGGTGGGAGCCCCTGTGCGGGGTTCGGGGGCGCCTGAGGAGCCTGCGGAGCGGGCCATGCAGGCTGCTGCCGCGCGGTCGGCCGCGCAATCGGACACGCGCTCGGCCGCCGAGGAGTCCTCGGGGAACGTCCTCGTCGGGTACGGCACGGCGGCGGCGCCCGCCCGTCGCCGACGGGTGCGGCCCGCCGCGCCCTCGGCGCCGGAGCCCGTCGCGCCCGAGGCGCAGGACCCCGTACGCGATGACGGGCCGATTCCGGTGATCTCCCCCCTCGTACGGAAGTTGGCGCGGGAGAACGGCGTGGACCTGCGTGTCCTCGTGGGCTCCGGCCACGACGGGCTGATCACGCGGGCCGACGTCGAGGGAGCCATCGCCGCGGGCGGACTGGCCCGGCACGGGGCGGGCCAGTCCGTCGGGGGGACGCGCGAAGAGCCGCGCAGGCGTGCGGTCGAGGAGCCGGCCCACGCGGGGATCGCGTCCCGGCACCCGCTGACCGGCATCAGGGGCCTCGTCGCCGACAAGATGTCCCGCAGCAGGCGCGAGATACCGGAGGCCACCTGCTGGGTCGACGCCGACGCGACCGAACTGCTCGCCGCCCGCGCCGCGATGAACGGGGCCATGGAGCCGCGCGAGGGTCAGAAGGTGTCGCTGCTCGCGCTGTTCGCCCGCATCACCGTGGCCGCGCTCGACCGGTACCCGATGCTCAACTCCACCGTGGACATGGAGGCACGCGAGGTGCGCCGCCTCGCCGACATCCACCTCGGCTTCGCCGCGCAGACCGACCGTGGCCTGGTCGTCCCCGTCGTACGGCACTCCCAGACGCGGACCACCGAGTCGATCAACGCCGAGCTGATACGGCTGACGGAGGCGGCGAGGGAGGGCACGCTCACCCCCGCTGAGCTCACCGGAGGGACCTTCACGCTCAACAACTACGGGGTGTTCGGGGTCGACGGATCCACGCCGATCATCAACCACCCCGAGGCCGCCATGCTCGGCGTGGGCCGCATCGTGCCCAAGCCGTGGGTGCACCAGGGGGAGTTGGCGGTGCGGCACGTGGTCCAGCTGTCGCTCACGTTCGACCACCGGGTGTGCGACGGCGGTACGGCGGGCGGATTCCTGCGGTACGTGGCGGACTGCGTCGAACAACCGGCGGTGCTGCTGCGGTCGGTGTGA
- a CDS encoding NTP transferase domain-containing protein has product MTANEGDTPPYDAVVLAGGGAARLGGADKPGVRVGGRALIDRVLSACSGARTTVVVAEPRATARPVVWAREDPPGGGPLAALDAGLRRTTTERVVVVSADLPFLAEPTVRGLLDALRESGADGAVLTDPDGRDQPLVAAYRSAPLRRASAVLAEENGGGLTGLPLRRLTARLTLTRVADPVAAFDCDTWDDIAAARARIREHGHVLDEWISAVKDELGIELDVDTGTLLDLARDAAHGVARPAAPLTTFLVGYAAAQAAARGEAPGGAEAVADAARKAAALALRWADEDQQDASTRPEAGRGGASDAG; this is encoded by the coding sequence ATGACCGCGAACGAGGGTGACACGCCTCCGTACGACGCCGTCGTGCTCGCCGGGGGCGGGGCAGCGCGGCTCGGCGGCGCCGACAAGCCGGGGGTGCGGGTCGGCGGCCGGGCGCTGATCGACCGGGTCCTCTCGGCCTGTTCCGGCGCGCGGACCACCGTCGTGGTGGCCGAGCCGCGGGCCACCGCGCGCCCCGTGGTGTGGGCGCGCGAGGATCCGCCGGGCGGCGGGCCGCTCGCCGCGCTCGACGCCGGGCTCCGGCGCACCACGACCGAGCGGGTGGTGGTGGTCTCCGCCGACCTGCCGTTCCTGGCCGAGCCGACCGTACGGGGCCTGCTCGACGCCCTGCGCGAGAGCGGCGCCGACGGGGCGGTCCTCACCGATCCCGACGGCCGCGACCAGCCGCTCGTCGCGGCCTACCGGAGCGCGCCGCTGCGGCGCGCGAGCGCGGTCCTCGCGGAGGAGAACGGCGGCGGGCTCACCGGGCTCCCGCTGCGGCGGCTCACCGCGCGGCTCACGCTGACCAGGGTCGCCGACCCCGTCGCGGCCTTCGACTGCGACACCTGGGACGACATCGCCGCCGCGCGGGCACGCATCAGGGAGCATGGGCACGTGTTGGATGAATGGATTTCCGCAGTCAAGGACGAGCTGGGCATCGAACTCGACGTCGATACCGGCACGCTGCTCGACCTCGCCCGTGACGCCGCGCACGGCGTGGCCAGGCCGGCGGCGCCGCTGACCACGTTCCTCGTCGGGTACGCGGCGGCCCAGGCGGCCGCGCGGGGCGAGGCGCCGGGCGGTGCCGAAGCCGTGGCCGACGCGGCGCGCAAGGCCGCGGCGCTCGCGCTCCGGTGGGCGGACGAGGACCAGCAGGACGCGTCCACCAGGCCAGAGGCCGGTCGCGGCGGCGCGTCGGACGCCGGATGA